In a single window of the Litorilituus sediminis genome:
- a CDS encoding SOS response-associated peptidase, protein MCGRFGVSNSIVTRVSELFNTPFQVEDNLNLSPSQHVACISPSADGYQQTNALWGIKPDWSKKLIINAQSETVKQKPTFKNAFAQQRCLVPCNGWYEWRTESGKKVKYYFEHADKQPLYMAGVLFASERTELVTLTTTPNPKCSQYHKRMPVFVYPENTDFWFNAKAEQLSPLLLPIHEDTICVTKSD, encoded by the coding sequence ATGTGCGGTCGCTTTGGCGTATCAAATAGTATTGTTACTAGGGTAAGCGAGTTATTTAATACGCCTTTTCAGGTAGAAGATAATCTAAATCTCAGCCCAAGCCAGCATGTTGCCTGTATCTCGCCTAGTGCTGATGGTTACCAGCAAACGAACGCCCTTTGGGGCATCAAACCAGATTGGTCTAAAAAGCTTATTATTAATGCTCAAAGTGAAACTGTTAAGCAAAAGCCCACCTTTAAGAATGCCTTTGCTCAGCAGCGCTGCCTAGTACCTTGTAACGGTTGGTATGAATGGCGTACCGAGTCAGGTAAAAAAGTAAAATACTACTTCGAACATGCTGATAAGCAGCCTTTATATATGGCGGGTGTGTTGTTTGCCAGTGAGCGCACAGAGCTAGTTACACTAACAACAACGCCAAACCCTAAATGCAGTCAATACCACAAGCGTATGCCAGTATTTGTTTACCCTGAAAACACCGACTTTTGGTTTAACGCTAAGGCAGAGCAATTATCACCACTGCTACTGCCTATTCATGAAGATACTATTTGTGTGACAAAAAGTGATTAG
- a CDS encoding lysoplasmalogenase — protein MNKNNTLVFVGLAIGFIASTLVKPYPLSWLVKMLPILLLITVTWQHIKQGNSHNSAKFFLFGLIFSVCGDFILDYNRDGWFVFGLGSFFIAHLGYLASLKPFNFQQSSLKKGLILISYGGFGAVMFMLLVDGLGELFIPVFAYMLVLLLMALATVFSSKSNLWLIAGGISFVISDSLIGFDKFNSEIYQSQLWVMATYYFAQFALVKGYLLSSSNAPQE, from the coding sequence ATGAATAAAAACAACACCCTAGTATTTGTTGGCTTAGCTATCGGCTTTATAGCCTCCACCTTAGTTAAGCCTTACCCTTTGAGCTGGTTAGTAAAAATGCTACCTATTTTGTTACTTATCACAGTAACTTGGCAGCATATTAAGCAGGGCAATAGCCATAACAGTGCTAAATTTTTTCTCTTTGGTCTAATCTTCTCTGTTTGCGGCGATTTTATATTAGACTACAACCGCGATGGCTGGTTTGTATTCGGCTTAGGCTCTTTCTTTATTGCTCACCTTGGCTATCTTGCCAGTTTAAAACCCTTTAACTTCCAGCAAAGCAGCCTTAAAAAAGGCTTAATATTAATTAGTTATGGTGGTTTTGGCGCAGTAATGTTTATGCTACTAGTTGATGGCCTAGGGGAGTTATTTATTCCTGTTTTTGCCTATATGCTGGTGTTACTACTCATGGCATTAGCTACGGTTTTCTCAAGTAAATCAAACCTTTGGTTAATCGCTGGTGGCATTAGCTTTGTCATATCAGATTCATTGATTGGCTTTGATAAATTCAACAGCGAAATTTATCAAAGTCAATTATGGGTTATGGCAACATATTACTTTGCTCAATTCGCGCTAGTTAAAGGCTATTTGCTCTCTTCAAGTAACGCACCTCAAGAGTAA
- a CDS encoding HutD/Ves family protein → MITVISPDYFKTIPWKNGLGSTTELAISSGGKLDDFAWRLSIATVDNNGVFSDFSGYQRDLVLIAGKGITLEHDGKSTDNLTKLLDVAHFDGGSKTVGTLSHGSIKDFNIMTKQGHYSAKVNTYTNKQVVTMPAQSELVFVYSLSSYCQVSQASLTTSVPTGSLARIDNDEHLSKHDISISGENMIVIELTKVT, encoded by the coding sequence TTGATCACCGTAATTTCTCCTGATTACTTTAAAACTATTCCTTGGAAAAATGGCTTAGGTAGTACCACCGAACTTGCCATCAGCTCAGGAGGTAAATTAGATGATTTTGCTTGGCGCTTAAGTATTGCCACAGTAGATAATAATGGCGTTTTCTCTGACTTTTCCGGCTATCAGCGCGATTTAGTTTTAATAGCTGGCAAAGGCATTACCCTTGAACATGATGGCAAAAGCACTGATAACTTAACTAAGTTACTTGATGTTGCCCACTTTGATGGCGGCAGCAAAACGGTTGGCACCTTAAGCCATGGTAGCATTAAAGATTTCAATATCATGACTAAGCAAGGTCATTACAGCGCCAAGGTGAACACTTATACCAATAAGCAAGTCGTTACTATGCCAGCACAGAGTGAGTTGGTTTTTGTTTATAGTCTTTCTAGCTATTGCCAAGTATCTCAAGCAAGTTTAACCACCAGCGTGCCAACAGGCTCACTCGCACGTATTGATAATGATGAACACCTCAGTAAGCATGACATCAGCATAAGCGGTGAAAACATGATCGTTATTGAGCTAACAAAAGTAACATAA